The proteins below are encoded in one region of Vulpes lagopus strain Blue_001 chromosome 10, ASM1834538v1, whole genome shotgun sequence:
- the HES7 gene encoding transcription factor HES-7 encodes MVTRDRAENRDGPKMLKPLVEKRRRDRINRSLEELRLLLLERTRDQNLRNPKLEKAEILEFAVGYLREPSRVEPPGVPRSPSQDAEALASCYLSGFRECLLRLAAFAHDASPAARAQLFSALHGYLRPKPPRPEPVDPRPQAPRPPLDPAAPAPGPALHQRPPVHQGPRSPRCAWSPSPCSPRAGDPGVPAPLTGLLPPPPPPHRQDGAPKAPPPPPPAFWRPWP; translated from the exons ATGCTGAAGCCGCTGGTGGAGAAGCGGCGCCGGGACCGCATCAACCGCAGCCTGGAAGAGctgaggctgctgctgctggagcgGACCCGGGACCAG AACCTCCGCAACCCGAAGCTGGAGAAAGCAGAGATACTGGAGTTCGCCGTGGGCTACTTGAGGGAGCCGAGCCGGGTGGAGCCCCCGG GGGTTCCCCGGTCCCCATCTCAGGACGCCGAGGCGCTCGCCAGCTGCTACTTGTCCGGCTTCCGCGAGTGCCTGCTTCGCCTGGCGGCCTTCGCGCACGACGCCAGCCCGGCCGCCCGCGCCCAGCTCTTCTCTGCGCTGCACGGCTACCTGCGCCCCAAGCCGCCCCGGCCAGAGCCGGTAGATCCGAGGCCTCAAGCGCCTCGCCCTCCGCTGGACCCCGCCGCCccggcgcccggccccgcgctGCACCAGCGCCCCCCAGTGCACCAGGGCCCCCGTAGCCCGCGCTGCGCCTGGTCCCCGTCCCCCTGCTCGCCCCGCGCCGGGGATCCCGGCGTGCCGGCGCCCCTCACCGgactgctgccgccgccgccgccgccgcacaGACAAGACGGGGCGCCCaaggccccgccgcccccgccacCCGCTTTCTGGAGACCTTGGCCCTGA